One genomic window of Paraburkholderia phytofirmans PsJN includes the following:
- a CDS encoding zinc-binding alcohol dehydrogenase family protein: protein MLSVICESPGVLRHEEREPPRRAEGEVLLRVRRVGICGTDMHIYSGNQPYLQYPRVMGHELSAIVAEADPGAHVVPGDAVYVMPYLSCGKCIACRQGKTNCCVNIKVLGVHRDGALTEYLSVPAQFVHKADGVTLDQAAMLEFLAIGAHAVRRADVAAGQRVLVVGAGPIGMAAMLFANLRGARVACLDTRADRLAFCREHIAVSTVQIGPNDVDELSALTDGEFFDVVFDATGNVKAMNRGFEFIAHGGKYVLISIVPGEIAFSDPEFHKREATLLGSRNATAEDFETVLDAMRAGHIPDKALNTHRMSLSDVPTEFPKLMEPGQTVVKALVEC from the coding sequence ATGCTTAGCGTCATTTGCGAATCGCCCGGCGTACTGCGCCACGAAGAACGCGAACCGCCTCGCCGCGCTGAAGGTGAAGTGCTGCTGCGAGTTCGCCGCGTCGGTATCTGCGGCACGGACATGCACATCTATTCGGGGAATCAGCCCTACCTGCAATACCCGAGAGTCATGGGGCACGAGCTGTCAGCGATCGTTGCCGAGGCTGATCCCGGCGCGCACGTCGTGCCCGGCGACGCCGTCTATGTGATGCCCTATCTGTCGTGCGGAAAATGCATCGCCTGCAGACAGGGTAAAACCAACTGCTGCGTCAACATCAAGGTGCTCGGCGTGCATCGCGACGGCGCGTTGACGGAATATCTGTCGGTGCCCGCACAGTTCGTCCATAAGGCCGACGGCGTGACCCTGGATCAGGCGGCAATGCTCGAGTTCCTCGCCATCGGCGCGCACGCGGTGCGGCGTGCCGATGTGGCGGCCGGCCAGCGGGTTCTCGTTGTCGGTGCCGGCCCAATCGGCATGGCGGCCATGCTGTTCGCGAACCTGCGCGGCGCGCGCGTCGCCTGCCTGGACACGCGAGCCGATCGTCTTGCGTTCTGCCGCGAGCACATTGCCGTGTCGACAGTTCAGATCGGCCCGAATGACGTCGATGAATTGTCTGCGCTCACCGATGGCGAGTTCTTCGACGTGGTGTTCGACGCGACGGGCAACGTCAAGGCGATGAACCGCGGTTTTGAGTTCATCGCCCACGGCGGGAAATATGTGCTGATTTCGATCGTCCCGGGCGAGATCGCATTCTCCGATCCGGAGTTCCACAAGCGCGAGGCGACCCTGCTCGGCAGCCGCAACGCGACCGCGGAAGACTTCGAAACGGTCCTCGACGCCATGCGCGCGGGCCACATCCCCGACAAAGCGCTCAACACGCACCGCATGAGCCTCTCGGACGTACCCACCGAGTTCCCGAAACTGATGGAGCCCGGACAAACCGTCGTCAAGGCGCTGGTCGAGTGCTAA
- a CDS encoding UxaA family hydrolase, producing the protein MTDQTIVILHNEDNVAVALRALEAGTPVEAGGQRVVVRGSIAAGHKLAIRRIARGSAVTKYRQTIGIALADVEPGEHVHVHNVGMPEHHPHRPTHSDAVRSLAPVDRPGAFQGFVRADGQVGTRNYIGVIASVNCSASVCHAIADAFKGDAMDPFSTVDGVVAITHQSGCGMSATGDGMALLRRTLTGYACNPNFAGVLLVGLGCEVNQVSGLTRSLEAGSPALVETLVIQDEGGVRETVARGIAIVREMLSAASRIRRIEVPAARLKVGLQCGGSDGYSGITANPALGAAVDLLVRHGGTAILSETPEIYGAEHLLTARAVSSDVAGRLLDKLRWWERYAAEAGGDMNNNPSPGNKAGGITTILEKSLGAVSKGGSTALNAVYEYAERASESGLVFMDTPGYDPVSATGQIAGGANLVCFTTGRGSVFGSKPVPTIKLATTTGLFERMRADMDFNCGQIVDGSLTVEQAGAQVFQLMLDIASGTKTHSEQNGMGDREFVPWLRGAIM; encoded by the coding sequence ATGACAGATCAGACAATCGTCATCCTTCACAACGAGGACAACGTAGCGGTGGCATTGCGGGCGCTCGAGGCGGGCACGCCGGTTGAAGCGGGCGGGCAACGGGTCGTCGTCAGAGGTTCTATTGCGGCCGGCCACAAGCTGGCTATCCGGCGCATCGCGCGCGGCAGCGCCGTGACCAAATATCGGCAGACAATCGGTATCGCGCTGGCCGACGTCGAGCCGGGCGAGCACGTGCACGTCCACAACGTCGGCATGCCGGAGCATCATCCGCATCGCCCCACGCACAGCGATGCGGTTCGCAGTCTCGCACCCGTGGACCGGCCGGGAGCGTTTCAGGGGTTCGTGCGTGCGGATGGTCAGGTTGGAACACGCAACTACATCGGGGTGATCGCCAGCGTCAACTGTTCCGCGAGCGTGTGTCACGCGATCGCGGACGCCTTCAAGGGCGACGCAATGGACCCGTTCAGCACGGTGGATGGCGTCGTCGCGATTACCCATCAGAGCGGGTGCGGAATGTCCGCCACGGGTGACGGCATGGCCTTGCTTCGGCGCACGCTGACCGGCTACGCCTGCAACCCGAACTTCGCGGGCGTGCTGCTGGTGGGCCTTGGTTGCGAGGTGAACCAGGTGAGCGGTCTCACGAGGTCCCTCGAAGCCGGCAGCCCTGCCCTTGTCGAAACACTTGTCATACAGGATGAAGGCGGCGTACGCGAGACAGTGGCGCGCGGTATCGCCATCGTCCGGGAGATGCTGTCGGCGGCCAGCCGCATACGGCGCATCGAGGTCCCTGCCGCGCGTTTGAAAGTGGGGCTGCAATGCGGCGGCTCGGACGGCTATTCGGGAATCACAGCGAACCCCGCTCTCGGCGCAGCCGTCGATCTCCTCGTGCGCCATGGCGGCACGGCGATCCTCTCCGAAACGCCAGAGATCTACGGCGCGGAACATCTGCTGACCGCACGGGCGGTATCGTCCGACGTCGCGGGGCGACTGCTCGACAAGCTGCGCTGGTGGGAGCGGTATGCCGCCGAAGCAGGCGGCGACATGAACAACAATCCCTCGCCCGGCAACAAGGCGGGCGGCATCACGACCATTCTTGAAAAATCGCTGGGCGCGGTTTCGAAAGGCGGAAGTACCGCGCTCAACGCGGTCTACGAATATGCCGAGCGGGCGTCGGAATCAGGTTTGGTCTTCATGGACACGCCGGGCTACGACCCTGTGTCCGCAACCGGTCAGATTGCGGGCGGTGCCAATCTGGTCTGCTTTACGACCGGGCGTGGTTCGGTGTTCGGTTCAAAGCCGGTGCCGACCATCAAGCTCGCGACAACCACGGGCTTGTTCGAGCGGATGCGCGCTGATATGGATTTCAATTGCGGTCAGATCGTAGATGGTTCGCTCACCGTCGAACAGGCCGGCGCGCAGGTATTTCAACTCATGCTGGACATTGCGTCGGGTACGAAGACCCACAGCGAACAGAACGGCATGGGCGATCGTGAGTTCGTGCCCTGGCTGCGCGGCGCGATCATGTAA
- a CDS encoding L-fucono-1,5-lactonase, with amino-acid sequence MTLRIDAHQHFWQIADREGYWPPHTLDAIYRDFGAQDLEPILARSNVQRTVLVQSLPTPEDTRYLLDIACASSVVAAVVGWVDLKSAGAPASLAMLARQPKFRGVRPMLQDLDDDGWIDDPMLEPAVEAMFEHDLSFDALVTPRHLHALLAFARRYPRLRIVIDHAAKPPIASGRSEPWHVAMSRLAELPNVHCKLSGLWTEAGPHPDLTLVEPYVRAVCEWFGASRLMWGSDWPVSRLAGHFGDYGDWLAWCEQCCDRFLGPDAHASVFGGNACHFYRIDHPSDDRQAQ; translated from the coding sequence GTGACGCTCCGAATCGACGCTCACCAGCACTTCTGGCAGATTGCCGACCGTGAAGGTTACTGGCCGCCGCACACGCTGGATGCCATCTACCGGGACTTCGGTGCGCAGGACCTCGAGCCTATCCTCGCGCGATCCAACGTTCAGCGCACAGTGCTGGTCCAGTCACTGCCGACGCCGGAAGACACGCGCTATCTGCTCGATATCGCGTGCGCATCGAGCGTCGTGGCGGCAGTCGTCGGATGGGTGGACCTGAAATCCGCCGGGGCGCCGGCAAGTCTTGCCATGCTGGCCCGGCAGCCAAAATTTCGCGGCGTTCGACCCATGCTGCAGGATCTCGACGATGACGGCTGGATCGACGACCCGATGCTCGAACCTGCGGTTGAGGCGATGTTCGAACACGATCTCAGTTTCGATGCGCTCGTCACGCCTCGCCATCTGCACGCGTTGCTGGCGTTCGCACGCCGGTACCCTCGCCTGCGCATCGTGATCGACCACGCGGCAAAGCCGCCGATCGCGTCCGGCCGGTCTGAACCGTGGCACGTCGCGATGAGCCGGCTTGCCGAACTTCCCAACGTCCATTGCAAGCTTTCCGGACTCTGGACGGAAGCCGGTCCCCATCCCGACCTCACACTTGTCGAGCCGTACGTGCGCGCCGTATGTGAGTGGTTCGGCGCATCGCGGCTGATGTGGGGCAGCGACTGGCCCGTGTCCAGACTTGCCGGCCATTTTGGTGACTACGGCGACTGGCTCGCCTGGTGCGAACAATGCTGTGACCGCTTCCTCGGTCCCGACGCGCACGCCAGCGTTTTTGGCGGCAATGCATGCCATTTTTACAGAATCGATCATCCGTCCGACGATCGACAAGCCCAATAG
- a CDS encoding ABC transporter substrate-binding protein yields MKKLSVLAAAAAMCAMFSAYAQAAGGEIAVIVKTANSNYWQNVQKGATAAMADAKGYTMTFQGPAAESAIADEVNMVENAVNRHVAGIVLAPSDPDALVPAMKKAWEAHIPVVLIDSTVSDAGKQYYQSFLSTDNTKAGELCAQAMIDRVGQTGKVAIMSYVPGAGSEIGRVGGFRKYITAHSKLQVVGPFYSQSQMATALNQTTDVLSANPDLKGIFGANEPTAVGMGRALAQSGKSGKVIAIGFDGNQDLQGFVRDGTIQAIAVQSSYQMGYKGIQTLVNVIERKPVSKQVDTGVMMVEKQNLDSSEAKNVLY; encoded by the coding sequence ATGAAAAAGTTATCCGTGCTGGCTGCGGCCGCGGCGATGTGTGCAATGTTCAGCGCGTACGCGCAGGCGGCCGGCGGCGAAATTGCCGTGATCGTGAAAACGGCGAACTCCAACTACTGGCAGAACGTCCAGAAAGGCGCCACGGCCGCCATGGCGGATGCGAAGGGTTACACGATGACCTTCCAGGGCCCCGCGGCAGAGTCCGCCATCGCGGATGAAGTCAACATGGTCGAGAACGCGGTGAACCGGCATGTCGCCGGCATCGTGCTGGCGCCGTCCGATCCCGACGCGCTCGTTCCGGCCATGAAGAAAGCGTGGGAAGCCCATATTCCCGTGGTGCTGATCGACTCGACCGTGTCCGACGCGGGCAAGCAGTATTACCAGTCGTTCCTGTCGACCGACAACACGAAGGCCGGCGAACTCTGTGCGCAGGCCATGATCGATCGTGTCGGACAGACCGGCAAGGTCGCGATCATGTCGTACGTGCCGGGCGCAGGTTCGGAAATCGGCCGCGTCGGCGGATTCCGCAAGTACATCACAGCGCATTCCAAGCTGCAGGTGGTCGGGCCGTTCTATTCGCAATCGCAGATGGCAACCGCGCTGAATCAGACGACCGACGTCCTGTCGGCCAATCCCGACCTCAAGGGCATTTTCGGCGCGAACGAGCCGACCGCCGTGGGGATGGGGCGCGCGCTGGCCCAGTCCGGAAAAAGCGGCAAGGTCATAGCAATCGGTTTCGATGGCAACCAGGACCTGCAAGGGTTCGTTCGCGACGGCACGATTCAGGCAATCGCGGTTCAGAGTTCGTACCAGATGGGCTACAAGGGCATCCAGACCCTCGTCAATGTGATCGAACGCAAACCCGTCTCGAAGCAGGTGGACACGGGCGTCATGATGGTCGAAAAACAGAACCTCGACTCATCCGAAGCAAAGAACGTTCTCTACTAA
- a CDS encoding L-rhamnose mutarotase: protein MRYCFALDLKDDQALIESYEKYHRDVWPEVLQHLREHGVVGMEIFRLGTRLTMVMETDDVTFDGDKMARAAESNPVIRDWEDLMWKFQAPTPWTPAGEKWVSMRQIFDLRKQP, encoded by the coding sequence ATGCGGTACTGCTTCGCACTGGATCTGAAGGACGACCAGGCGCTTATCGAGAGTTACGAAAAATATCACCGCGACGTCTGGCCTGAAGTGCTGCAGCATCTGCGCGAGCATGGCGTGGTGGGTATGGAGATTTTCCGACTTGGAACCCGCCTGACGATGGTCATGGAGACGGACGACGTCACGTTTGACGGCGACAAGATGGCCCGAGCCGCCGAATCGAACCCGGTGATTCGTGATTGGGAGGATTTGATGTGGAAATTCCAGGCGCCCACGCCGTGGACGCCAGCGGGCGAGAAGTGGGTTTCGATGCGCCAGATATTTGACCTACGCAAACAGCCGTAA
- a CDS encoding aldo/keto reductase, with protein sequence MKAIATHALPRSGLAMTTLGLGCSQLGGLYKPMSAAEANALVDWAWDAGIRYFDTAPFYGYTLSERRVGHSLQMRERERYVLSTKVGRLMRPDATVQPGDDGWAHPLPFRPRFDYTFDGIMRSYEDSQQRLGMQTIDVLYVHDIGAATHGDQHSRYWEQLTRGGGFRALAELRDCHAVSAIGLGINEWQVAVDAMQEADLDLILLAGRYTLLEQEALAPLLDRCARNDTRIVAGGVFNSGVLVGNGKFNYADAPVEVADRVARLAAVCTRFEVPLAAAALQFPLAHPAVVSCVIGASSIAQLQQNIAWLETPLPPELWQALQREGLIAESAPVPEVCA encoded by the coding sequence ATGAAAGCCATTGCAACGCACGCGCTGCCACGAAGCGGATTGGCGATGACCACGCTGGGCCTCGGCTGCTCACAACTCGGCGGACTCTACAAGCCTATGTCCGCCGCGGAGGCCAACGCGCTAGTCGACTGGGCGTGGGACGCCGGCATCCGCTATTTCGACACGGCGCCGTTCTACGGCTATACGCTTTCCGAGCGACGAGTCGGACATTCGCTGCAGATGCGCGAACGGGAGCGCTACGTACTGAGCACCAAGGTCGGGCGGCTCATGCGGCCCGATGCCACCGTCCAGCCCGGCGACGACGGATGGGCACACCCCCTGCCCTTCCGGCCTCGTTTCGACTATACGTTCGACGGCATCATGCGCTCGTACGAAGATAGTCAGCAGCGTCTTGGCATGCAGACAATCGACGTCCTCTATGTCCACGATATCGGCGCTGCGACGCATGGCGATCAGCATTCACGCTACTGGGAACAACTGACCCGGGGCGGCGGATTCCGGGCGCTCGCAGAACTGCGCGACTGCCACGCCGTTTCCGCGATCGGGCTCGGCATCAACGAATGGCAGGTCGCCGTCGACGCGATGCAGGAAGCCGATCTCGACCTCATCCTGCTGGCGGGCCGCTACACGTTGCTCGAACAGGAAGCGCTCGCGCCATTACTCGATCGATGTGCGCGCAACGACACTCGGATCGTCGCCGGCGGCGTGTTCAACTCCGGCGTACTCGTGGGCAACGGCAAGTTCAACTACGCCGATGCGCCGGTCGAAGTAGCAGACAGGGTCGCGCGTCTCGCCGCCGTCTGCACCCGGTTCGAAGTTCCGCTCGCCGCCGCGGCTCTCCAGTTCCCACTGGCGCATCCGGCCGTGGTGTCCTGCGTAATCGGCGCGAGCAGTATTGCGCAGTTGCAGCAGAACATCGCATGGCTCGAAACGCCGCTTCCGCCCGAGTTGTGGCAAGCCTTGCAGCGCGAGGGGCTGATCGCAGAATCGGCCCCGGTCCCGGAGGTCTGCGCGTGA
- a CDS encoding mannitol dehydrogenase family protein, with the protein MSEPILQFGTSRFLQAHVALFVSQALERGDAIGGICVVQTTDNPSSQARIAALAQAASYPVKIRGREGGAIVDTVVDCRAIRAAWIANRDWATIRHAAIHDVRVIVSNTGDMGYRLDERDSPALLAREGQAPHSYPAKLLTLLHARWRERPDSGISIFPCELVASNGDTLRDLVTGLARQWVLPTPFVAYLSQRCIWVNSLVDRIVSEPIEPVGAVAEPYALWAIERRAGMELPCTHEHIVVTDDLSSYEQLKLFFLNLGHTWLADQWLAQRRSATETVFDAMNDGPLRDGIEAVWDNEVLPVFSAMGLRARAVQYVASVRERFLNPYLDHRIADIANHHVEKVRRRILPLIELADSLSVGSGQTRLRETLARHGLTSSTQRADAS; encoded by the coding sequence ATGAGTGAACCTATTCTTCAGTTTGGCACCAGCCGGTTCCTCCAGGCCCATGTCGCGCTGTTCGTTTCGCAGGCGCTTGAGCGGGGCGACGCAATCGGCGGCATCTGCGTGGTGCAGACTACCGACAACCCGTCCAGCCAGGCGCGCATCGCCGCACTGGCCCAGGCAGCCAGTTATCCGGTGAAAATCCGCGGCAGGGAGGGCGGCGCGATCGTGGACACGGTCGTCGATTGCCGCGCCATCCGCGCTGCCTGGATTGCCAATCGCGATTGGGCGACGATACGGCATGCGGCGATTCATGACGTGCGCGTGATCGTGTCGAACACGGGCGACATGGGCTATCGCCTCGACGAGCGTGATTCGCCCGCCCTGCTCGCGCGGGAGGGTCAGGCGCCGCACAGCTATCCCGCGAAGTTGCTCACGCTCCTTCATGCACGGTGGCGTGAACGGCCTGACTCGGGCATCTCGATCTTTCCGTGCGAACTCGTCGCCAGCAACGGCGACACGCTGCGCGATCTGGTGACCGGCCTGGCTCGACAATGGGTGCTGCCCACGCCGTTTGTCGCCTATCTGTCGCAGCGATGCATCTGGGTCAACTCGCTGGTCGACCGCATCGTATCGGAACCGATCGAACCGGTAGGCGCGGTGGCCGAACCCTATGCGCTGTGGGCGATCGAGCGGCGCGCGGGCATGGAACTGCCGTGTACGCATGAACACATCGTAGTCACTGACGACCTGAGCAGCTACGAGCAACTCAAGCTGTTCTTTCTGAACCTCGGGCATACGTGGCTCGCTGACCAATGGCTCGCGCAGCGCCGAAGCGCGACCGAGACCGTCTTCGATGCGATGAACGATGGGCCGCTACGCGACGGCATCGAGGCTGTGTGGGACAACGAAGTGTTGCCCGTCTTCAGTGCGATGGGTTTGCGCGCTCGCGCCGTGCAGTACGTCGCGAGCGTGCGCGAACGGTTTCTCAATCCGTACCTCGATCACCGCATCGCGGACATTGCCAACCACCATGTCGAAAAGGTCCGGCGGCGAATCCTGCCGCTGATAGAGCTCGCCGACTCGCTGTCAGTCGGATCCGGTCAGACGCGTCTGCGCGAAACGCTCGCACGGCATGGACTGACGTCCTCAACGCAAAGGGCGGACGCATCATGA